One Malaclemys terrapin pileata isolate rMalTer1 chromosome 9, rMalTer1.hap1, whole genome shotgun sequence DNA window includes the following coding sequences:
- the CD40LG gene encoding CD40 ligand has product MNEPYSPTTPRPISTSSPNTMKIFMCFLIVFIIAQTIGTVLFCLYLHMKLDKLEQELSLQEDYLFLRRIQKCRKPEGAGSSLLDCKEIINRFQDLLVKDPEVSKDDAKFEMQKDDRQQPISAHLMGFKNSTKKVSVLQWQKTGYAPMSNLISYKGGKLKVEKEGLYYIYSQVSFCTKTVPGAPFTVFIYLNLPSESDRLLLKGQDTHSSSSVYCALQSTHLGGVFELRKGDVVFVNATDSTQVNYDHGNTYFGMFKLY; this is encoded by the exons ATGAACGAACCTTATAGTCCAACGACGCCTCGACCTATCAGTACCAGCTCACCTAACACCATGAAAATTTTTATGTGTTTTCTTATTGTATTTATTATAGCACAGACTATTGGGACTGTACTTTTTTGCTTATATCTTCACATGAAGCTGGATAAG TTGGAACAGGAGTTGAGCTTACAGGAAGATTATTTGTTCCTCCGAAGAATACAAAAATGTCGGAAACCAGAAGGTGCGGGCTCATCATTATTGGACTGTAAGGAGATCATAAACCGATTCCAGGATCTGCTAGTCAAA GATCCAGAAGTCAGCAAGGATGATGCAAAATTTGAAAtgcaaaaag ATGACAGGCAGCAACCAATTTCAGCTCACCTAATGGGGTTCAAGAACAGCACCAAGAAAGTATCAG TTTTACAATGGCAGAAAACGGGGTACGCCCCTATGAGCAACCTGATATCCTACAAAGGAGGGAAATTGAAGGTGGAAAAAGAAGGGCTCTACTACATCTACTCCCAGGTCAGCTTCTGCACCAAGACAGTTCCTGGGGCGCCATTTACGGTGTTTATTTATTTGAACCTACCATCGGAATCTGATCGGCTCTTATTAAAGGGACAGGATACGCACAGCTCATCCAGTGTTTACTGTGCCCTACAATCCACTCACCTGGGAGGAGTGTTTGAACTCCGGAaaggtgatgtggtgtttgttAATGCGACAGATTCGACTCAAGTGAACTATGATCATGGAAACACATACTTTGGTATGTTTAAACTCTATTGA